In Canis lupus baileyi chromosome 15, mCanLup2.hap1, whole genome shotgun sequence, one genomic interval encodes:
- the GBX1 gene encoding homeobox protein GBX-1 → MQRAGGGGAPGGSGGGGGGGPGTAFSIDSLIGSPPPRSGHLLYTGYPMFMPYRPLVLPQALAPAPLPAGLPPLAPLASFAGRLTNTFCAGLGQAVPSMVALTTALPSFAEPPDAFYGPQELAAAAAATAARNNPEPGGRRPEGGLEADELLPAREKVAEPPPPPPPHFSETFPSLPAEGKVYSSDEEKLEAPAGDPAGSEQEEEGSGGDSEDDGFLDSSAGGPGALLGPKPKLKGSLGTGAEEGAPVAAGVTAPGGKSRRRRTAFTSEQLLELEKEFHCKKYLSLTERSQIAHALKLSEVQVKIWFQNRRAKWKRIKAGNVSSRSGEPVRNPKIVVPIPVHVNRFAVRSQHQQMEQGARP, encoded by the exons ATGCAGAGGGCTGGAGGCGGGGGTGCCCCCGGGGgcagcggcgggggcggcggggggggcccGGGCACTGCCTTCTCCATCGACTCCCTGATCGGGTCGCCGCCCCCTCGCTCCGGCCACTTGCTCTACACCGGCTATCCCATGTTCATGCCCTACCGGCCGCTCGTGCTGCCGCAGGCGCTGGCCCCCGCACCGCTGCCCGCCGGCCTCCCGCCTCTCGCCCCCCTGGCCTCCTTTGCCGGCCGCCTCACCAACACCTTCTGCGCGGGACTGGGCCAGGCCGTGCCCTCGATGGTGGCGCTGACCACCGCGCTGCCCAGCTTCGCGGAGCCGCCCGACGCCTTCTACGGGCCGCAGGAgctcgccgccgccgcagccgccacTGCTGCCCGAAACAACCCCGAGCCGGGTGGCCGACGCCCGGAGGGTGGGCTGGAAGCCGACGAGCTGCTGCCCGCCCGGGAGAAAGTGGCagagcccccgccgcccccgcctccgcACTTCTCAGAGACTTTCCCAAGTCTGCCGG CAGAGGGGAAGGTGTACAGCTCAGATGAGGAGAAGCTGGAGGCACCAGCAGGAGACCCAGCAGGCAGCGAACAGGAGGAAGAGGGCTCAGGCGGGGACAGCGAAGACGACGGTTTCCTGGACAGCTCTGCAGGGGGCCCCGGGGCCCTCCTGGGACCTAAACCCAAGCTAAAGGGAAGCCTGGGGACTGGAGCCGAGGAGGGAGCACCGGTGGCGGCAGGAGTCACAGCTCCTGGGGGCAAAAGCCGACGGCGCCGCACAGCATTTACCAGTGAGCAGCTTTTGGAATTGGAGAAGGAGTTTCACTGCAAGAAATACCTGAGCTTGACAGAGCGGTCCCAGATCGCCCACGCCCTCAAGCTCAGTGAGGTGCAGGTCAAGATCTGGTTTCAGAATCGGCGGGCCAAGTGGAAGCGCATCAAAGCTGGCAATGTGAGCAGCCGTTCTGGGGAGCCCGTGAGAAACCCCAAGATTGTTGTGCCCATACCTGTGCACGTCAACAGGTTTGCTGTCCGGAGCCAGCATCAACAAATGGAGCAGGGGGCCCGGCCCTGA